In the genome of Cygnus olor isolate bCygOlo1 chromosome Z, bCygOlo1.pri.v2, whole genome shotgun sequence, one region contains:
- the LOC121062235 gene encoding protein FAM240B-like — protein sequence MSKHTNFGHHKMDGHDAEGLKNFWEKVIQEQTRQREGEELRLRKSALNKLRHEWTERLEGRVKQVQAHMKKQKEQMTLLSIEALPSPDKTVA from the exons ATGAGCAAGCATACCAACTTTGGACACCACAAGATGGATGGTCATGATGCAGAAGGGCTGAAGAACTTCTGGGAGAAAGTCATCCAAGAGCAAACCAGACAACGAGAAGGTGAAGAGCTTAGGTTAAGGAAAAGTGCACTGAACAA GCTTCGCCATGAGTGGACTGAGAGGCTGGAAGGCCGAGTAAAGCAGGTCCAGGCGcacatgaaaaagcagaaagagcagaTGACGTTGCTGTCTATTGAGGCTCTTCCCTCACCAGATAAAACTGTTGCTTAA